In Phycisphaerales bacterium, the sequence TCGAGAGATCCACGCCCCGGCCCCAGAGCGGAACGACGGTCTCGCCCTTCTCGATGATCGGGACGAGGTCCCGCAACTCCTCCGGCGAGCCGCCGATGAAGTTGTAGTAGGGAATCATGAAGAGGTTGTTGTTCCCAGGGACGAATCGACCGGCGCGATGGTCCACGTACTGGCAAATCATCTGGCTCGGGTGGACGAGTTCGGACTCTTCCATGGGAAGCACGTCGCGCGTGCCGGCCCTGGTCTCGGCGTGGAGAAACGTGTCGAACTCCACGCGGCGATCGCCACGCCGACCCATGCGGTTGAAGAGATCGATGGCGTTGAACCGCTCGCGGACGAACGCCGCGTCGAACATCATCTCGAACGTGCGGACGAGCCGGTCGGACTCGATCACGCCAAGGCCCGAGTACCAGTCGATGCCGAGATACTCGACGCCCCGAGCCTTGATCGCGTCCGCGCGCTCGCGGAGCAGGCCGGGCCGAAGCAGGAGCGCATCGAAATCGTGGAGCATCGCGTATCGCGTCCGCGTCCTGGAAATGCCCAGCGTCCACGACAGCCACGAGTACACCCAGCCCCAGTCGACGCGCCGGGCGCGATCCACCTGGGCCTGCGAGTAGTACACGAACTCCAGTGGTCTTTCACCCGCGATCTCTCGTGCCCGCTCCTCAAAACCCGCAGGGCGTTCGGCGAGCGTGCAGTCCACCACGCACAGGATCTTGTCGCACCCCGTCAAGTCGAGGCGGCACAGAAACTCGAGATTCGCCCAGAGCATCGACGCCAGGCGATGGGCACACCCGATAATCACGGTGTACCCGTCGACGGGGTTCTCGAGCGGCGTCCACGAGGAGAGCCCCCGGATGTACATCCGCAATGCCGTGCGGGAGAGCGACTTGCGCGCGAATCGGCCCAACCCGTGCGAGCCGGGAGCGACGGTCGGGGCACCGGGGGGCGCCTTGGTCTGGGCGTTCTGCGTGGTCATCGGTCCTCACCCCCATCATCGGCCCGAAGGGTGGCCTTCCTTGGGGCAACGAGGGTGAGGATATACGCCCGGCGTGCGGGGGCCGTTCGTACCCAGGAACGGGCTTTGCACACAAAGAAGCACCGGCCGAGTCTTTCGACCCGGCCGGCGTGGAAGTCAAGAAAATGAGATCGCCGTTGGTTATGGCGTGACCGTGTAGCCCTGACGGAAGTAGGAGAGCAGCGAGTCGATGGAGTAGTTGGTCATGGGGTTGCCCCGTGAACGCTGCTTGATGGCGGTCATGAAGGCGTCGTGGGTGTTGCCGCTGCCCTGGGTGGCCTGGTAGGTGCCGAGGGTTCGGCTGGGGTCGGTGAAGGTGATCGTGCCGCTCGAGGAGCCGGTCTCGCCGGTCTGGGTGAGCCACTGCTGGTAGGTGTAGAGGTCGCCGGCGATGTCGAACCAGCGGTTGGCGGGTCCGGCGTCATTGTACTTGTTCCCGTTGAAGCGGATCACCGAGGGCGTCGTCGAGAAGGTGTTGACGAGTTGGGAGAAGGCGAAGCCGGTGCCGGTGTCGACGATCACGTTGTTCTCGACGAGGTGCCCGTTCGAGACGCGCCCGTTGTTGGGGGCGTAGGCCTGGATCGGCCCGTGCCAGTCGTAGACGATGTTGTTGCGGACGGTGGCGTTGCGGCACCCGATGCCGACGGTCCCGTCGATGTTGATGGCGAAGTTGGGGTCGTTGCTGATGCTGTGCGCGAAGATGTTGTTCTCGACGATGGCGCCCGAGGCGTTGACGTTGAGGAGTTCGATGCCCCACCCGCGGGGGTTCGTCGAGTTCATGTCCCGACCCTCGAGGATCACGTTGCCACGGATGGCGGCGGTGATCCCGAGCGGGTCGGGGTTGTCGCGGCTGCCGATCATGATCGCGATGGCGTTGCGAGCGAAGATGTTGTCCTCGATGATCCCGCCGGCGCGCATCTGGAGACCGTGCGAGGAGCCGTCGGCGACGAAGTTGCGCCGGAAGGTGACGTTGGTGCAGTCGGGCTGGATGTAGACGTTGTGGTTGTAGATGGTCGCGTCGTTGGTGGTGCGTGACCAGCCGTTGTGGTCGAAGATGTTCTCCTCGAGGAGGAAGTTGTCGATCTGCGAGCAGTACATGCCCTCGGAGTGGGCGGCGCCCGTGGGGCGGTTGTCGGCGATGATGCAGCGGCGGATGGTGACGCCGTTGATGCGCCCCGTGTACCCCTGCATGGTGATGCCGTGGGTGAAGCCGTGGATGTAGAGATCCTCGAAGGTGACGTTCTGACCCGGGTCGAGCCAGGTGATGCCCTCGGAACTGGGATTGCCGTTGGGGGTCATCTCAACGCCGGAGATCACGATGTGGTCGACGCTCGGGGGCGCGCTGCTCCCGACGGTGCGGAGGAAGCCCGTAGTGCCCGAGGGGACGATGAAGAGGGGGCGGCTGGGGCTGTTGCCATAGGTCGTGACGACCATGGGCTCGGTGGCGCTGCGCCCGCTCTTGCGCCAGGTCGGGAAGGTCTCGTTCCACGTGTCGCCGCGCTTGAGGTAGAGGAAGTCGGGCATGCGGTCGCGGAGGAGTCCGACGCCGGCGGCGATGGTGCGCACCGGGGTGGACGGGGTAAGCCCGTCGTTGCCGTTGTTGCCTTCGGTAGCGCTGACATAGATGGTGCGCGAGTCGGCGCTGGGACGGCCGACGTAGTAGCCGTTGGCGTCGTAGTCGCCGTTGGTCCCGCCGCCGCCTCCCTGGGGCGTGCCCGCAGCGATGGTCGCGGTGACCCAGGCGGTGAAGGCCGAGCCGCCCGCGGCATTGAGCGCGCGGACGCGGTAACTCACGGTGTCCAGCCCCGGGGTCTCGGTGAACCCGGTGACGTTGGCGCTGACGGTGCGCGTGCTGGGCGACCCGAACGAGGGGTTGCGCTCCAGTTCGAAGGAGGTCTCGTTGTTGGAGTTGTCGCTCCAGGTGACCTGGGCGACGCCGTTGCCGCCGTCGACAACGCTCAGCCCGCTGGGCGCCGCGGGGACGCCGGCGATCGTGACCGTCGCGAAGGAGGTCCAGGCGGAGAAGGCGCTGCCGACGCCGGCGCGGACCTGGTAGCGGTGCGTGCCCGGACCGGGCGTGTCGGTGTAGGCGGTGGTGTTGGCGGGCGAAGAGAAGACCTGACGCGAGCCCCACGTCGAGCCGCTCTGCGTCTCGCGAGCGACCTCGAAGGTGGACTCGTTGGACGAGTTGTCGGCCCAGGTGACACGCGCCTGCGTGCCGTTCACGATGGAGACGACCGTCCCGCTCGGCGCCGAGGGGGCGACGACGGCGACGGTGACCTGCGCGTTGGTGGTGTAGGCCGAGTTGCCCGCACTGTTGACGGCGCGGACGCGGTAGCGGAAGGTGCCGACGCCCGGAGCGTCGGTCAGCGTCGTGGTGTTGGCGCCGGAGTTGAGCGTCGTGGCGCCGGTCCAGCTCGAGCCGCTCTGCGTCTCGCGGAGGACCTCGAAGCCGGTCTCATTGGTCGAGTTGTCGGTCCAACTGACGCGGACCTGCGATCCGTCGCCGAGATCGCTGGCGGTGGGGCTGCTGGGCGCGTCGGGCGGGATCTCGAGAACCTGGGCCGTGACATACGCCGTGTAGGTCGAGGCGCCGACGCCGTTGACGGCACGCCCGCGATAGCGGTGGGTGCCCAGGCCCGGAGCGTCGATCATGGAGGTCTGATCGGCGGCGGCCGAGAGGGTGACGCTGTTCACCCACTGCGAACCCTGCTGGGTCTCACGCACGATCTCGAACCCCGACTCGTTGTCGGAGTGGTCGAGCCACGTGATTTGGACCTGGGAGCGATTGCCCAGGTCCGTCGCGGCGAGGCCCGCCATGGGGTCCGGCGGAATGTCGGCGATCGTGGGAATGACCCACGCCGAGTACTCGGAGTTGCCGGCGCTGTTGATGGCGCGGATGTGGTAGCGGAAGGTGCCCACGCCGGGGCTGTCGTCGATCGTGGTGGCATTGGCGCTGGCGTTGATCTGCGTCGTGCCGATCCAACTCGCGCCGCTCTGCTGCTCGCGCACGATCTCGAACCCCGTCTCGTTGAGCGAGGTGTCGTTCCAGGTGAGGCGGGCGCTGCCGCCGGTGCCGAGGTCGGCAACCTGCAGACCCGTCGGGGCCGTGGGAGCGACCTCGTTGACGGTCACGAGCGCAAAGGCTGTGAACGCCGAGGTTCCCGCCGCGGTGATGGAGCGGACCTGATAGCGATAGACACCCGGACCCACGCTGTCGGTGAGCGTGGCGCTCTCGCTGGTGATGACGGTGCGCTCGACCCAGGTGGAGCCTTGCTGACGCTCGCGGGCGAGTTCGAAGGTGCCGTCGGCCGGGTCGGCATCGACCCAGGTCACGAGCACGTTCCGCCCGTTGGCCATATCGAGGGCGCGGAGCGTGGTGGGGGCGATGACGGTCCCGCCGCCGGATGTCCCGGGCGTGCCGCCACCGGTTGAACCACCGGTCGAGCCACCCGTGGATCCGCCAGTCGAGCCGCCGGTGCTCCCACCGGTCGATCCGCCTGTGGAGCCTCCCGTGCTGCCGCCGGTGGAACCACCCGAAGGCGTTGGGTTTGTGGATCCGCCGCCACCCTGGTTGTTGGCGTTGTTGATCGCGGCGCGAGCGGCTGCGGCCATGGCACGACGCCACGCCCGGCTCCCGACTGGAGCCGAGGTCGTGGGTGTGCTCGTGTTCGTTGATGTTGAGGTATCAGACGGCGGTGGTGTCGCCGGCGCTTGGTTCTGCTGTCCATGTTGGCGCGAGCGACGGGTGTGCGGATTACCAGACGAGTTCTGGGCCCAGGCCGCAGGCGCAGTTGTGCCCGCAACCATGACCCAGACCAGGCCATACGTGATCGGACGAACGTAAGACTTCATCAATCCCTTTCCCTCCACGCGAATCGGTCGCGTGAAGACACTGTCGGATACAGAGGGGAGTTTGCCGAGGTGGGTGATCCAGGTAGTCTGGAGAATTCACATGGGCACATCCTGCATTCCGACAACTCTGCCCGCGCCCCACCATGGGCACAGACACCCCCGAGGGCAAATCTTGACGGCGAATGTCCGAGAAAGAAACCCCAACATCTGCCTTCTACGCGCAAATCCGCTCTTCAACCTACGAACAAAGCACTACCATAGGCGAATTCCCATCAATCTCTAGGATCGATAGCAGAATCAGGGCCCAATTGGGAGCAGATCCGAACCTCGAACGACCACGTCCGGATCGCCTACGCCCCGCGGTGGCCATATTGACGCTGGTAATAGTCCCGGTACGCCCCGGACCGCACGCGTTCCCACCACTGTGGATGGTCCACGTACCACTTCACGGTCTTCTCGAGAGCACTCGGCCAGGCCGACCGGCTGGGGCGCCAGCCGAGTTCCCGGTCCATCTTCGTCGCGTCGATTGCGTAGCGCCGGTCGTGCCCGGGTCGGTCGGCGACGGGCTGGATCATGTCGTGGCCCTTGCCCAGGATCTTGAGGATGGAGTGCGTGAGTTCGAGATTCGATCGCTCGTTGTTCCCGCCGACGTTGTAAACCTCGCCGGCCTTGCCCTTCTCGAGCGCGACGCAGATCGCCTCGCAGTGGTCGTCGACGTGGAGCCAATCTCGGACGTTCTGCCCATCGCCATAGAGCGGGACCTTCTTCCCCTGGATGAGATTGGTCACGAAGAGGGGGATGACTTTTTCGGGGAACTGGTAGGGTCCGAAGTTATTGGAGCAGCGCGTGGTGACGACGTCCATGTGGAAGGTGTGGTGGTACGCGCGCGCGAGGAGGTCGCCGCCGGCCTTGCTCGCGGCATACGGACTATTCGCGGCGAGGGGCGTCTTCTCGGTGAACAGAATCTCGGGCTTGTCGAGCGGAAGGGAGCCATAGACCTCGTCGGTCGAGACATACACAAACCGGCGCGAGGCCTTGGATTTCCAGACCTTGCGGGCGGCATCGAGCAGGACCTGCGTCCCCACGACGTTGGCGAGGATGAACGGCGCCGAGTCGAGGATCGAGCGATCGACGTGGCTCTCGGCGGCCATGTGGACGCAGCAGTCGCACTCGTCGAGCAGGCGTGAGACGAGCGCGGCGTCGTTGATGTCGCCCTTGACGAAGCGGTAGCGAGGGTCCTGGTCCACGCCGGCGAGATTCTCGAGGTTGCCCGAGTAGGTCAGGCTATCGAGATTGGTGACGCGCCAGGTGGGGCGGTTGGCGAGGACGAAGCGGACGAAGTTGCTACCGATGAATCCGGCGCCGCCGGTGAGGAGGAGGTGCATGGTGAATCGTTGGCAGGGTCGGCGACGCGGGTTCGAAGTTCGAGCGATCAGCAGTTAGTTTTCGCGCTTGGCGATGATCTCAAAGACCGGCGGGCAGACGACGAACTCGCTGGGCGAGCGCTCGATTGTCTCAAGGTCCGCAAACAACTCGACCTGGTCGTGCTCGGTGAGCAGGCCCATGGCGACGAGTTTGGGGGTGTAGATGTGCCACCAGGTCTTGAGCCAGTGGAACATCGCGTCTCCGGCCCGACCGAGGCGTTGGTGGACGCGGATGCTCTCGATCGTGAGGCCCGCGTTGGCGCAGAAGGCGGGGACCTTGCCCATGATGTCGGTGTCGCCGCCCCGGGCTTCCCAACTGCGGATCGTGGCATCAACGGCCTTGGACATCGATGATCGCCTCGGGGCGGTCGTCATCGCCCGATAGTTGAAGTAGTCGTGGATCACGAGCCGCCCGCCTGGCGCGAGCAGTGAGGCGGCCTCGCGTACGACGCCGGCCGGGTCCTTCACGAAACAGAGAACCCAGCGCGTATAGGCAAGGTCGTACGGCCCGCCCTCGCGCACGGCATCGATTTCGCCGAGAGCGTGGACATCGCCAACGACGCCACGCAGGTGGGCGAGCGAGCGCGAGGCGGCCTGCTCGTTGAACCATTGGATATAGGTCGCGGACTCGTCCACGCCGACGACGGAGCCGGAGGGCGTGACCAGGGCCGCGAGGTCGAACGACGCGTATCCGGGGCCGCAGCCGATGTCGAGCGACCGCTTCCCCGGCGCGATCCCGGCGTCACGCCACGCGGCATGGGCGGCGTCGGCCCAGAGGCGATGCTGGAACGAGAGGCGAGCAAGTTCATCGGCGCCCGTGCCCAGCACGTATTCGCGCGGTGGTGTGGTGTTCGGCATAATCGTCATCGCGTGGAACGAGCACGATCGTGAATCGGATCGAGTGAGTCGGCGCCTCAGGCCGGGAGGAAGTATCCCAGGTGCAACTCGGCGTGACGAAGGTTCGCCTGGATCCACTCGTCGTGGGTCATGGGCCCGACGATCGGGTGAGGCTGGACCGGCATGGTGTGCTCCAGACGATCGAAGGCCTTGTTGAGTTCGTCGAGTCCCTGCTGGGTGGAGACGGGTTCGATGCCGAGGGTGCCGCCGGGGATGTTGGGGATGCGCAGACCTGCGGGAAGCGGGCCACGGAGGAACTTCTTCTTGAAGGGTTTGAGCAAGACGCGGATGAGGAATGGCGGACGGACGGGATAGCCGTCGAAGGCGAAGTGGACCCACGTGGCAAGGTGGTGGAGGGTCTGCCCGAGTTCCCAGTTTCCGAGGCGTTTGAGCGTGCCGGCGTTCTCGGCGGCGATGAGGGTCTGGACCTCGCGATTGGCATCGCCGAGCGTCAGGAACTTGAGCGTCCGGCGGCCTTTGACGGCCTTTGTGTTGACGTGTTGGGCCATCATCGTCTCCGTGTCGCGGTCGTTTGCGGCGTGGGGCGAGGTATGGTAACCTGATATGTGGTCTGGCGGTCTCGCGGGGGCGATGAGGCCAGACCGAATCCATGATGCAGGAGAACTCGATGAACACGCCGCGTTTGTGTGTGAGTGGATTGGTTGGTGTGGTGATCGCTGGTTTGTGCTTCGGTTTGGGCGCATGCCATCAGCACCGGCACACCCAAAGCGCGTCGATGGCCGTCGTGGGTGCGCCTGACGCCGCCCACAAGGCGGCGTTCGACCGGCTGGCGTCGCTCTCGGGGACGTGGCAGAATCTTGGTGAAGATGGCAAGCCCACGGGCACGGTCGAGTTCGCCTTGTCGTCGAACAAGTCGTGCGTGCGGGAGATCATGTTCCCGGGTTCGGCGCACGAGATGACCAACATGTACACGCTCGACGGGCCGGAACTTCTCGTGACGCATTACTGCGCGATGGGGAACCAGCCGCACATGCGGGCCACGAAGGTCGAGGCGAATCGCATCGTCTTCGACATCGTCTCGGTCTCGAACATGCGGGCGGAAGAAGAGATGGTCATGGGGCATCTCACCGTGGACTTCA encodes:
- the rfbB gene encoding dTDP-glucose 4,6-dehydratase, with product MHLLLTGGAGFIGSNFVRFVLANRPTWRVTNLDSLTYSGNLENLAGVDQDPRYRFVKGDINDAALVSRLLDECDCCVHMAAESHVDRSILDSAPFILANVVGTQVLLDAARKVWKSKASRRFVYVSTDEVYGSLPLDKPEILFTEKTPLAANSPYAASKAGGDLLARAYHHTFHMDVVTTRCSNNFGPYQFPEKVIPLFVTNLIQGKKVPLYGDGQNVRDWLHVDDHCEAICVALEKGKAGEVYNVGGNNERSNLELTHSILKILGKGHDMIQPVADRPGHDRRYAIDATKMDRELGWRPSRSAWPSALEKTVKWYVDHPQWWERVRSGAYRDYYQRQYGHRGA
- a CDS encoding fibronectin type III domain-containing protein, which encodes MAAAARAAINNANNQGGGGSTNPTPSGGSTGGSTGGSTGGSTGGSTGGSTGGSTGGSTGGSTGGGTPGTSGGGTVIAPTTLRALDMANGRNVLVTWVDADPADGTFELARERQQGSTWVERTVITSESATLTDSVGPGVYRYQVRSITAAGTSAFTAFALVTVNEVAPTAPTGLQVADLGTGGSARLTWNDTSLNETGFEIVREQQSGASWIGTTQINASANATTIDDSPGVGTFRYHIRAINSAGNSEYSAWVIPTIADIPPDPMAGLAATDLGNRSQVQITWLDHSDNESGFEIVRETQQGSQWVNSVTLSAAADQTSMIDAPGLGTHRYRGRAVNGVGASTYTAYVTAQVLEIPPDAPSSPTASDLGDGSQVRVSWTDNSTNETGFEVLRETQSGSSWTGATTLNSGANTTTLTDAPGVGTFRYRVRAVNSAGNSAYTTNAQVTVAVVAPSAPSGTVVSIVNGTQARVTWADNSSNESTFEVARETQSGSTWGSRQVFSSPANTTAYTDTPGPGTHRYQVRAGVGSAFSAWTSFATVTIAGVPAAPSGLSVVDGGNGVAQVTWSDNSNNETSFELERNPSFGSPSTRTVSANVTGFTETPGLDTVSYRVRALNAAGGSAFTAWVTATIAAGTPQGGGGGTNGDYDANGYYVGRPSADSRTIYVSATEGNNGNDGLTPSTPVRTIAAGVGLLRDRMPDFLYLKRGDTWNETFPTWRKSGRSATEPMVVTTYGNSPSRPLFIVPSGTTGFLRTVGSSAPPSVDHIVISGVEMTPNGNPSSEGITWLDPGQNVTFEDLYIHGFTHGITMQGYTGRINGVTIRRCIIADNRPTGAAHSEGMYCSQIDNFLLEENIFDHNGWSRTTNDATIYNHNVYIQPDCTNVTFRRNFVADGSSHGLQMRAGGIIEDNIFARNAIAIMIGSRDNPDPLGITAAIRGNVILEGRDMNSTNPRGWGIELLNVNASGAIVENNIFAHSISNDPNFAINIDGTVGIGCRNATVRNNIVYDWHGPIQAYAPNNGRVSNGHLVENNVIVDTGTGFAFSQLVNTFSTTPSVIRFNGNKYNDAGPANRWFDIAGDLYTYQQWLTQTGETGSSSGTITFTDPSRTLGTYQATQGSGNTHDAFMTAIKQRSRGNPMTNYSIDSLLSYFRQGYTVTP
- a CDS encoding DUF1569 domain-containing protein → MAQHVNTKAVKGRRTLKFLTLGDANREVQTLIAAENAGTLKRLGNWELGQTLHHLATWVHFAFDGYPVRPPFLIRVLLKPFKKKFLRGPLPAGLRIPNIPGGTLGIEPVSTQQGLDELNKAFDRLEHTMPVQPHPIVGPMTHDEWIQANLRHAELHLGYFLPA
- a CDS encoding class I SAM-dependent methyltransferase encodes the protein MTIMPNTTPPREYVLGTGADELARLSFQHRLWADAAHAAWRDAGIAPGKRSLDIGCGPGYASFDLAALVTPSGSVVGVDESATYIQWFNEQAASRSLAHLRGVVGDVHALGEIDAVREGGPYDLAYTRWVLCFVKDPAGVVREAASLLAPGGRLVIHDYFNYRAMTTAPRRSSMSKAVDATIRSWEARGGDTDIMGKVPAFCANAGLTIESIRVHQRLGRAGDAMFHWLKTWWHIYTPKLVAMGLLTEHDQVELFADLETIERSPSEFVVCPPVFEIIAKREN